A window of Equus caballus isolate H_3958 breed thoroughbred chromosome 10, TB-T2T, whole genome shotgun sequence contains these coding sequences:
- the CEACAM16 gene encoding cell adhesion molecule CEACAM16 isoform X1 — MALARCGWLLLSATFLSAGAEISITPQPAKPAEGDNVTLAVQGLAGELLAYNWYAGPTLSLTYLVVSYIVSTGDETPGPAHSGREAVRPDGSLDIWGVVPGHSGTYILQTLNRQFQTEVGYGHLQVYEILTQPVVMANDTALVERRDTLRLTCSSPSPAEVRWFFNGNALPIAVRLGLSPDGRVLTRHGIRREEAGAYQCEVWNPVSVSRSEPVNLTVYFGPERVAILQDSTTRTGCTIKVDFNTSLTLWCASRSCPEPEYMWAFNGRALKNGQDHLNISSMTAAQEGTYTCIAKNPKTLLSGSASVVVKLSAAAVAMTIVPVPARPMEGQDVTLTVLGYPKDLLVYAWYRGPASEPNRLLSQLPSGTWIAGPAHTGREAGFPNCSLLVQKLNVTDAGRYTLKTVTLQGKTETLEVELQVAREYAGAGGVRLGSDRGSPRGSASSQETQIKDGYAYPSALPPPSD, encoded by the exons ATGGCACTGGCCCGGTGCGGCTGGCTCCTCCTCAGCG CCACGTTCCTGAGCGCAGGGGCCGAGATCTCCATCACCCCCCAGCCCGCCAAGCCCGCCGAGGGCGACAACGTCaccctggctgtccaggggctcGCGGGGGAGCTGCTTGCTTACAACTGGTACGCGGGGCCCACGCTCAGCCTGACTTACCTGGTGGTCAGCTACATCGTCAGCACGGGTGACGAGACCCCCGGCCCGGCCCACTCGGGACGGGAGGCTGTGCGCCCCGACGGCAGCCTGGACATCTGGGGCGTCGTGCCCGGGCACTCGGGCACCTACATCCTGCAGACTCTCAACAGGCAGTTCCAGACGGAGGTGGGCTACGGACACCTGCAGGTCTATG AGATCCTGACCCAGCCTGTGGTCATGGCCAATGACACGGCGCTGGTGGAGCGACGGGACACTCTGCGCCTGACgtgcagcagccccagccccgccGAGGTCCGCTGGTTCTTCAACGGCAATGCACTGCCCATCGCCGTGCGCCTCGGCCTGTCCCCCGACGGCCGGGTGCTGACCCGGCACGGCATCCGTAGGGAAGAGGCCGGAGCCTACCAGTGTGAGGTCTGGAACCCGGTCAGTGTCAGCCGCAGCGAGCCCGTCAACCTGACGGTGTACT TTGGCCCAGAACGCGTGGCCATCCTCCAGGATTCCACCACCCGCACGGGCTGCACCATCAAAGTGGACTTCAACACGTCCCTCACCCTGTGGTGCGCGTCCCGCTCCTGCCCGGAGCCCGAGTACATGTGGGCCTTCAACGGGCGGGCCCTAAAGAACGGGCAAGACCACCTAAACATCAGCAGCATGACGGCGGCCCAGGAGGGCACGTACACGTGTATTGCTAAGAACCCCAAGACCCTGCTTTCTGGGTCCGCCTCAGTGGTGGTCAAGCTCTCTG CGGCAGCTGTGGCCATGACCATCGTGCCCGTGCCTGCCAGGCCAATGGAGGGCCAGGACGTGACACTGACCGTCCTGGGCTACCCCAAGGATCTGCTGGTCTATGCCTGGTACCGCGGGCCCGCCTCCGAGCCCAACCGGCTGCTGAGCCAGCTGCCATCGGGGACCTGGATTGCAGGCCCGGCACACACAGGCCGGGAGGCGGGCTTCCCCAACTGCTCGCTGCTGGTGCAGAAGCTGAATGTCACCGACGCCGGCCGCTACACTCTCAAGACGGTCACCCTGCAGGGAAAGACCGAGACGCTGGAAGTGGAGCTGCAGGTGGCCCGTGAGTATGCAGGGGCCGGGGGCGTGCGCCTTGGTTCAGACAGGGGCTCCCCAAGgggctctgcctcctcccaggaGACACAGATCAAGGATGGATATGCCTACCCATCAGCCTTGCCTCCTCCATCTGACTAG
- the CEACAM16 gene encoding cell adhesion molecule CEACAM16 isoform X2 — translation MALARCGWLLLSATFLSAGAEISITPQPAKPAEGDNVTLAVQGLAGELLAYNWYAGPTLSLTYLVVSYIVSTGDETPGPAHSGREAVRPDGSLDIWGVVPGHSGTYILQTLNRQFQTEVGYGHLQVYEILTQPVVMANDTALVERRDTLRLTCSSPSPAEVRWFFNGNALPIAVRLGLSPDGRVLTRHGIRREEAGAYQCEVWNPVSVSRSEPVNLTVYFGPERVAILQDSTTRTGCTIKVDFNTSLTLWCASRSCPEPEYMWAFNGRALKNGQDHLNISSMTAAQEGTYTCIAKNPKTLLSGSASVVVKLSAAAVAMTIVPVPARPMEGQDVTLTVLGYPKDLLVYAWYRGPASEPNRLLSQLPSGTWIAGPAHTGREAGFPNCSLLVQKLNVTDAGRYTLKTVTLQGKTETLEVELQVALQLPPSREDERQLPDPDPGTG, via the exons ATGGCACTGGCCCGGTGCGGCTGGCTCCTCCTCAGCG CCACGTTCCTGAGCGCAGGGGCCGAGATCTCCATCACCCCCCAGCCCGCCAAGCCCGCCGAGGGCGACAACGTCaccctggctgtccaggggctcGCGGGGGAGCTGCTTGCTTACAACTGGTACGCGGGGCCCACGCTCAGCCTGACTTACCTGGTGGTCAGCTACATCGTCAGCACGGGTGACGAGACCCCCGGCCCGGCCCACTCGGGACGGGAGGCTGTGCGCCCCGACGGCAGCCTGGACATCTGGGGCGTCGTGCCCGGGCACTCGGGCACCTACATCCTGCAGACTCTCAACAGGCAGTTCCAGACGGAGGTGGGCTACGGACACCTGCAGGTCTATG AGATCCTGACCCAGCCTGTGGTCATGGCCAATGACACGGCGCTGGTGGAGCGACGGGACACTCTGCGCCTGACgtgcagcagccccagccccgccGAGGTCCGCTGGTTCTTCAACGGCAATGCACTGCCCATCGCCGTGCGCCTCGGCCTGTCCCCCGACGGCCGGGTGCTGACCCGGCACGGCATCCGTAGGGAAGAGGCCGGAGCCTACCAGTGTGAGGTCTGGAACCCGGTCAGTGTCAGCCGCAGCGAGCCCGTCAACCTGACGGTGTACT TTGGCCCAGAACGCGTGGCCATCCTCCAGGATTCCACCACCCGCACGGGCTGCACCATCAAAGTGGACTTCAACACGTCCCTCACCCTGTGGTGCGCGTCCCGCTCCTGCCCGGAGCCCGAGTACATGTGGGCCTTCAACGGGCGGGCCCTAAAGAACGGGCAAGACCACCTAAACATCAGCAGCATGACGGCGGCCCAGGAGGGCACGTACACGTGTATTGCTAAGAACCCCAAGACCCTGCTTTCTGGGTCCGCCTCAGTGGTGGTCAAGCTCTCTG CGGCAGCTGTGGCCATGACCATCGTGCCCGTGCCTGCCAGGCCAATGGAGGGCCAGGACGTGACACTGACCGTCCTGGGCTACCCCAAGGATCTGCTGGTCTATGCCTGGTACCGCGGGCCCGCCTCCGAGCCCAACCGGCTGCTGAGCCAGCTGCCATCGGGGACCTGGATTGCAGGCCCGGCACACACAGGCCGGGAGGCGGGCTTCCCCAACTGCTCGCTGCTGGTGCAGAAGCTGAATGTCACCGACGCCGGCCGCTACACTCTCAAGACGGTCACCCTGCAGGGAAAGACCGAGACGCTGGAAGTGGAGCTGCAGGTGGCCC TCCAGCTCCCTCCCTCGCGTGAGGACGAACGCCAGCTTCCTGATCCTGACCCTGGCACAGGCTGA